From the genome of Leishmania panamensis strain MHOM/PA/94/PSC-1 chromosome 4 sequence:
GCGTTTGCTTCTAGTCGGCTGTGGCTGCCTGACACGCGGGCCGTCCAACGTGACGTTCTTGATGAGGTTGTTGAGGGGGTACTGGGCGCTGGGGAAGTACACGACGGCGGGGTCGAGAAGGATCGGCCGCTTCTCCAGAGCAGCtcgcaccgcagcggtgtcGAAGCTCTCACTCAATGTGCGATAGCTGTCCGTTGTCCCTGGCTGTATCTCCTCCCGGCGCGCGCTGAGGGCCATGATGCTGTGCCGCATCGCCttgacccccccccccccgctctccccACCAGCACCTGGATGATGGACGTGCGGTTCGTGAAGACAACCCCCTCCCGGCGTGACTGCTTCCTCCGATACCGGCAACGCATCCATCGCAACGAGGTTCGTGATGAGTGCGGTGCACGGCTGATGCGTACCGTGCTGCGTCTTGGCAGAGCACCGTGCTACCGAGACTGCCATTGCCACTGGCTCCCTTGTCGACGCACGCCGTTTCAGTGGTGTCGCAGGGCCTTTATCCAACATGAGGTAGGTTGAGAGAGTCGGGCTGGTCTATTTCGAGACCGACGTCGATGGCATCCCGTTGCGCATGCTAGTAACGTCGACGCGCGCCGCTTGTGGGCTGCCTGCTGCCGTTTTTCCGGCACCAGCGCAAGTAGCCCACAAAGACCGCCTCCGGTACTTGCTGACTCAGCATCGGGAGCATTAGCGACTCAAGGTTGCCATTCACGTTACGCATTCGTGCCCCATACATGAAGGCGCACGCCAGCCGTGCGGCCACCATCGCtgtcctcgccgctgcggcgctttCGTCCCCTAGtcggccagcagcagcgtttgCCGGGGCCGCACCCCTTCCAACACGGGgaatgggggggggcaggcgGTGTTGCGGGTAGTCTGTAAACCGTGGACGCACCGCCTCGTAGAGGCAGGGATCAGCACAGTCGACACCGGCGCAAGTATCGGAAATAAAATGCTGTCACGTGGACCGACAAGCACACGTCTCGCGCCGCTAGCCGGCTTGCGGGCGAAGggtgtgcctcctccttgtcctCGTTGTTCGTGAAGGTGTCATCGTTGTTTCCCTGGGcttgcaccgccgccagcagacttcgcgcctccgccgcgttGAAGCGCGATAAGCACACCCTGTAGCGCCGCGGTTTAGGTAGGCGGCCTCCGTCAGTGAGAAGTACGTCAGCGGGTCTACCGATAAGGACGAAGTAGAAGTGGGGGCGACTAGCAGTCATGGTGGCCGCAGAGGCTTTCGCAGGCCCTTCAGCTACAAGGTGGGGCGCAGCATCGACTGCGCGTCGGAGCACTGCCCCTTCGGCACGCAACAGTGCGGAGTCGCGGCGGCTTGACCGCGGCGATGGAGCTCGAAGACGTGCAGGGAATCTTCTATGTTTTCACTCGTCTCTCCGTTCATGCAGACGTGCTGCGTGTGAGGCGTATACAGCAGGAATGCCGCGTCCATACTCCCTTCCTCCAGTGGGTCCGTGTAGCCGCCGCGCTACTTCTTCGGCACACAGGTCGTGCTCCGCGCTgatgcgcagcggctgcctcCGTTGGTCTCCTCGCTCTCGACCTCCTGCGGCGTCGTGGTGATCCTGGTAACCCTCCAATCAGTCCGGCAGCATTGGGGCTGGCACTGCCGCACTGGAGAGCTGTGCGGAGACGGCCACCGTCCTCCGTGTACGCACTACCGACCAACATGCCTTGGCGTCGTTGCTCGCGGATCAGCTCTTCGGAGTGAAATGAATGGACTGGTAGCGGCCTCGGTGGTGGGGGCTACAAGTTCGCAGTCCCAGTCCGTGGTGGTTGGTGGCGCTTTGGCTGTTGTTGGGCGGGTACCTCGgactgtgctgctgctgcgctgcttccgcaGGGGCTGATGGTGGCGGGTGGCGTGCAGAGGCAGAAGGCGCGCCTCTTCTTGAGGAAACATTAAAGCGGTTgtgcggcaccaccgcagcgtAGGTTCGTATGGCGCCGTACAGACTGCCTACCGGTATGTCACTCCCTGTGAGGGGTGTGCCACGAAAGACTTGACAAGCgcgggtgctgcgcgtgctgctggctTCGCTTGCCCCACTGCCCGTGCCATTTGCCGCCATAGCGGGGTAGATGTCATTTTGCACAGTGCCCCGtggaggcgcacctgcaggtTGTGCTGTGGACGAGTAGGAACATTGtacccgctgctgcggctgtgatgatgatggaggTTTTGTGTAAACCGCGGCGCTACTCATGCCTGTCGGCAGCATGGCCGGCGGGGACGAACAGTGCCGCGATGCCACTGCGGTAGCGGAGTTTCTGGTgttgcctctcttccacacAGGAAGTGTGACGGGTCGGGAGAGGGTATGCTGATGCAGGGCGGCGTAGAGCTGCAGATGCGGCTGCGATTGTGAGGCTGGCCGTGTGGCAGGAATAGGCAGCATGGACTCCAAGTAAACGGCGGGTTGCTTCGTCTGCGAATTTGGCGCGTGCTGCGATGTCGGTGGAGGTTGCCGCTGTGAACGAGATGAGGTCGCGCGGGCCACAAAGCGGACATGCCCCGACCCCGCTCTCGCGGCGCTAGGAGAGTTCTGGACTTCGTACGGAGTGATTGGTGCGGATGGGCGATTATGGCTGCCGTGCATCAAGGCAgagacgtcgctgctgacgtgcggctgctgtgaaagtgaggaggacggcaccgctgccgacgctgAGCAGTTCGGTGTGTTCTGCGACGAGGGCGCAGGTGATCCATGCAGTTGGCTCGATGTGCTTTCCCTTCTAAGAAGCGCCATTTTCAATTCAGTGGAACGCcgaccactgctgccggtgtgtgGCGCGtatggtggcgacggcgacaaggTCAGCTGACGGTTGCGGCTGGCGAAAGGTGAGGGGGCTTGTGGAGGGGCCGGCTggaggtgatgctgctgctgatttgATTCTGCCGTCTCCGTTCGCGACGAGAGTGACTGCAGCGGAGAGCAGCCAcgttgcgccgctgctgctgctatcgGGGGTAGGACGAGCCCCCCCGATGAAGGAGGTACCGTGTGGAAGGGAATTCTGTGATTGTGACTTGCACTTCTGCCCTGCGCTGCGGAgggagcagctgaagcggTGGAGGGCGAATGCCGAGGCGACAGCGCGTGCTGCGATGCCGCTTGCTGCGCAGGTGCTGTTGCCTTCGCCGCAGCTGTAGGGGAATCTTCGCTTGGAGGTCGATAGTGGAAGCTAGCGGTCGCGGGGTCATAGGTGGTGTTCGCTGAGGTGGCGATGGGCCACGCTCGCCTCGTATTAGGCCGAGCCGTTGCCGAAGACACCCGTGTCGTGCGGATCAAGATGCCGGACGTGGATGTGGACATGGCGGCAGTTGAGGGCTAGGTGGGAGGGAAGCAACATCAGACAAGCGAGTCGGTAACGCACCCAACTCAGCGCGGTaacagggaaaggggagaatGAGTGAGCGAGACGCGGATGCCTTCAAGAACGGGGAGAGCTAGGGAGGCGGCGACCAATGGGGGCTGGTGTatgggggaagggaggggatggCGGTATCTATCTATGGCTAcgacacagacgcagacacacacccaacggagaagggggagggagggagggagggagggagggaggatgcaacacaagagagggaaggaaggaaaatAAAGAAGCGGAAAGAGGCACCGCTTACCAAGTCACCCCCCCTCCGTACCCACAcctacacccacccacccccctccacacacacacacagcagcgaggaggggtgtggaggggggagtgggcCATAAATGAATGTCAGCCGTAAGGAGCGAgagcatgtgtgtgcgtgggtgtgcctcTAAGGGGCCGTGTGGGGTGGCTGTGCAGGGGGATGAGGAGCCcggcggggtgggggtgagagggggggagggtggaggtggaggtatTTCAGACGACTTAGACAGGCGCAAAAAGGCGGAGAGAAACAGCGCCCGCCCGCACAGACGCGGAATTGGTGAGTACTCAAACGAGCCACGAGGCGATGTCCCCCCTGCGTAAGAACAACGGTGTGACTGGCTGTGTGAAGagggcagagaaggggggcaACGGGGAGCGATAGGgggatgggtgggtgggtgggtgggagtTGTGACGATTGTAATCCTGCAGAAACGCTTGCGAGGACCGACCTTGACGCGGCTAAACGCTAAGTCGCCCCTTGCTGAGATGACGCAAGAccggggcggggggggggaaggggggggagacgcACGCGTGTCGTAACGCTCTTTAAGCGACGGAGAGCACAATGCTGTGACCCAATACAACACCGTGGTAAATGCCCGTTACGCCGATGGGCCTCAATTTGGCTCCTTCGCTTGGATCCCTCTACCTCTCACGGATGCTCCCCAGCAAAGTGGAAGAAAAAGCAACAGCAGAGGTCCGCGCTTCCACTGACTGCGCACCCTTGTGTTTGAGCGTACTTGTCTGCCTGCCCGtcttttgctgttgttgtgcaATAATGTGGGAGgtgagtgagaggaggggacagGGATGATGATGCGCAAGGGGTGGGCAAGAGCCGCGCAAGCACGTCCTCTGCGCAGATTtcccccgccgcctcctcctcgctccgCTTGCCCATTTTCTACAACACgcacggaggtgcagcgcgcaCGAGACGGTATACATGCGTTGGCCGCTGAGTGCCAATCCCTAACCCACCTTCCCCCTTAATGCGTATGAATCTGTGCTTCTCGCTCAGTCAGTGCGTAACGCGCTTGAGCCCCCACATCTGCGTAGTTCGCGTTGGCTAGCAGATCagcttttttctcccccttctgtgTGCTCGTGTCTCGTCGTGGCTGTAATGACCTCGCAGGTCGGTAGGTGGATGGGGGATGGCCACTCTATGGTAGCGTGGTGCCTAAGAAGCCGAAAAGAGCACCAAAGTAAAGGGAtgcaacacacacccacacacacacgcccacgcccacgcacaggCAGACCAGTGGTTAGCAGATTGCGGGAAGAGAGGACGACTGTCGGTAAAGCGCGCCCCATTTCTTTCCAGacctgggggagggggttgtgtgtgcgtgtgcgcttgctGATGGTGGAGGGAGTGCGgtaaagaggaggagaagaggccagaagaacgaaaaggaaaaatggtggcgcagcaccggtTGACCTTCGCCTGACGCCTgtcgcacagacacaccgaAGCATCCACACTGACCGAGTCCCCAATAACTCCTTCACCTTTCACTCGCACAGCGattccctctttccccctcctgtTCCCAAGTGACACGGGGTCTAGCAGTTCAGGAAGTCGGCCCCCAGAAGCACCTGCATTGCCACGAGCTGGTCTTGCTCTGAGGTGCGGTCAAGGTCGCCGAAGACATCGGTTTCATGCAGGTAGTGCGGATGACTCGCCAGCGTGGTCTTCACCACGAGAAACTCGGCAACGCGCATCAGCGTGCTCGACTCCAGCGAGCGAATCGGCacgtccagcagcggcggcacacaTGGCGGCGGCTCAGCTGCGACGTGTGCCGCCGACGGCAGGGACAGAGGCGGGGGCGGTACACACGCCACGTTGCTCGGGAATACAGCGGCGTAGCTTCGATAGACGGCGTCACTTGCCTGGAGGTTGGTGTCGgcctcttcgctgtcgtcctcgtcttcAATGACAGGGGTTGAATCTTCCATCTTCACCGCAGCACTGTTAAGCACCTTGCTGGGgacatcgctgctgctgctgctgcggttgccaCCGCTGGGTTTCGCAGTGTAGAGCTCCCCTTGCCCATGCGTTGGCTGGTCCGCCGGTGAGGTgcactggtgcagctgcatcacGTACAAGCCTTGAAAAATGCCGTGGAGGACACGTGAcccagccgcagcggccacaGGGAGAATAACGCGCTTTTCATCGTGGCTACGCAGCGAGACGTAGCTAAGGGGCCTGACAGCCGCAGTtgaggccgccgcagcggcggtgttcTCGTGTGAGTTGGCCATCGCTGCAATCAAttatgggggggggggaggagggggattttcaggaagaggcgaaggaggcggggaAGAAGGCGACCCCGGATGAGCACCAGAATAACTGAAGAAGTGGAGAATGGAGGTGAACCCGAGAAGGGGGCGGTGTCATGGAAGTGATGAGATCAAAAACCAAACACCTGCGCTTCacgcagtgtgtgtgtgtgcgatggtagagagagcgaggaagggTTGCATGAGAGCGAAGGGGGTGGCCGATGAGACACACTCGGACGTTAATGGAGTGAGTAGGATATGGCATCAAACACCACCTGAGAGTAAGTGCATGGCGCTAAGTGTCTTCTTGCGGTGAGCGACTGTCGCCGttgcaggggggggggcgggggtaAAAGTTGCGCCCTGCTCCGTCACTCGCGCAGCGTGTACCACACGCATCtatgtctctctgtgcgtgtggactTCTCACGCCTGCGTTGCTGCGAATCCCCACCAACGCCGTTtacctgccgctgcccatGTGTGGAAGCACCACCACTCGATCAACGCCATCATtgatgctgccgcgctgTTCGTCGAgaggcgggaggaggaggaggggggggggcggagatTTCTTTGTCGTTTTCTTA
Proteins encoded in this window:
- a CDS encoding hypothetical protein (TriTrypDB/GeneDB-style sysID: LpmP.04.0860), which gives rise to MANSHENTAAAAASTAAVRPLSYVSLRSHDEKRVILPVAAAAGSRVLHGIFQGLYVMQLHQCTSPADQPTHGQGELYTAKPSGGNRSSSSSDVPSKVLNSAAVKMEDSTPVIEDEDDSEEADTNLQASDAVYRSYAAVFPSNVACVPPPPLSLPSAAHVAAEPPPCVPPLLDVPIRSLESSTLMRVAEFLVVKTTLASHPHYLHETDVFGDLDRTSEQDQLVAMQVLLGADFLNC